The Thermovirga sp. region ACTATGGGTAGACCCTTGAGGATCGAAAACCCTAACCTCATAGGTGTCAAAACAAAGCAGGTGTCAGACCTACACAATTGATGAATTGTATCTAGGTGAAGCCATAACCCCATCTTCCCGCCGGCTGGCTGCTTCGGGGGACGCTTCATTTATCGCTACCTTGATCGTTTCAATACCGGACCTTATTTTCAGCCCGAAAAGGGGATACCCCTGTCGGGAGTGCTCCCACCAGGTCCTGGACTGGTACTTCCAGTTCTGTCAATTGTGTAGGTCTGACGCCATAAAGATAGAAGATAAAAGAGGGTAGATAACAGGGTTCAGCAGGAATCTTCTGTAACTTCCCTGATCTGGCCTGCAAAGAAATCGGAGATCAACCCCGCGAAGGTGTCAATACATCTGAGCCCGATCGGTGCCGACATCCCCCGGGGGTCGCCCATGACGCCGTTAGGGGTGAGGTTCTGCAATCCCTCCTTGAACATGCGGTCGAGAACTTCAGGCGTGACAGGGTCTGTAAACCCAGGCTCAGCGATGTTTTTATCGACCAGTTCAGGATGAAGCACCATCATTATCGAGCTTTCGGCGATGTCAGCGTGCCCCCCAACCCTGTTGCCGAGCCCACTTTCCTTTTGCACCGCATTTCGCCAGGCCTTCATCATGCCCTCCAGGTCGGTAAATGCGAATACGCGGGTCCCGGGTTCCACGGCTTCCCGGAGGCGATCCAGCATCACTGCAATCGGCGCAAAATTGCCTCCGTGGGTTGGAATTATGCAGATATTCTTGAAGCCGTGCCTGGAGAGGCTGACGCAATAGTCACGTACAAGTGCTTCAAGAGTTTCGGGAAGTATCGATATGGTTCCCGGAAAGGCCATGTGATGCTCCGAACAGCCCACCCTTATTGATGGGGCTACGAGTGCTTTCCCCAGCCTTCGGGCGACTTCCAGGGCCAT contains the following coding sequences:
- a CDS encoding creatininase family protein, which produces MPKEIILERMTWPKVGKAIEEGYDTAVFACGATEQHGLHLPLFVDAEHGERMALEVARRLGKALVAPSIRVGCSEHHMAFPGTISILPETLEALVRDYCVSLSRHGFKNICIIPTHGGNFAPIAVMLDRLREAVEPGTRVFAFTDLEGMMKAWRNAVQKESGLGNRVGGHADIAESSIMMVLHPELVDKNIAEPGFTDPVTPEVLDRMFKEGLQNLTPNGVMGDPRGMSAPIGLRCIDTFAGLISDFFAGQIREVTEDSC